In one Brevibacillus composti genomic region, the following are encoded:
- a CDS encoding complex I NDUFA9 subunit family protein, producing MRVFLTGATGFVGKGILERLVAEGHEAVCLVRPGSEEKWRRQHGAASRIEAATGDLFDPDSLYQAMEGCEAVIHLVGIIREQKKKGITFPRIHVEGTKHVLEAAKSRGVGRFVHMSALGARQNATSAYHQSKYEAEQLVRQCGIPAVIFRPSVIFGPGDEFVNMLADLVRMPITPVIGDGSYLLQPVARDTVADVFVKALTLDAAVGNIFETGGPEPISYGGILDAIGEALGKRKVRKAHIPLGLMRPVIHAMEGFAFFPITRTQLIMLLEGNACSDTETLYQTFGSKKIPFDEGIRAYLR from the coding sequence ATGAGAGTATTCCTGACGGGAGCCACCGGATTTGTCGGCAAAGGCATCCTGGAGAGGCTCGTCGCCGAAGGCCATGAAGCCGTCTGTCTGGTTCGACCCGGCTCGGAGGAGAAATGGCGCCGTCAGCATGGCGCAGCATCCCGCATCGAGGCGGCTACAGGCGATCTCTTTGATCCGGATTCGCTCTACCAGGCGATGGAAGGCTGCGAAGCGGTCATTCATCTGGTGGGGATCATTCGCGAACAGAAGAAGAAAGGGATCACCTTTCCCCGCATTCATGTAGAAGGGACGAAACATGTCCTCGAAGCAGCCAAATCCCGGGGGGTGGGGCGCTTTGTCCATATGAGCGCTCTCGGCGCACGGCAAAACGCCACGAGCGCGTATCACCAGAGCAAGTACGAGGCGGAGCAGCTCGTCCGGCAGTGCGGCATTCCCGCTGTCATCTTCCGTCCCTCTGTGATCTTCGGTCCGGGCGATGAATTCGTGAATATGCTGGCGGATCTGGTCCGCATGCCGATCACGCCGGTGATTGGAGACGGCTCGTACCTCCTGCAGCCGGTCGCCAGAGATACCGTCGCGGACGTATTTGTAAAAGCCCTGACGCTGGACGCCGCTGTCGGGAACATTTTTGAGACGGGAGGACCGGAGCCGATCAGCTACGGCGGCATTCTGGACGCGATCGGGGAAGCGCTGGGCAAAAGAAAAGTGCGGAAAGCCCATATCCCGCTCGGTTTGATGCGGCCGGTCATCCATGCCATGGAGGGATTCGCCTTCTTTCCCATTACCCGGACCCAACTAATCATGCTGCTGGAGGGCAATGCTTGCAGCGATACGGAGACGCTGTACCAGACATTTGGGAGTAAAAAAATTCCATTTGACGAAGGGATACGGGCCTACCTCCGCTAA
- a CDS encoding ABC transporter ATP-binding protein gives MIRVNHLQKEFRIHQARAGLKGAMRDLFSREYKTVKAVDDLSFSVEEGEMFALIGENGAGKSTTIKMLTGILNPSGGEIVINGLVPQKQREEYVRSIGVVFGQRSQLWWDLSPLESFRLLKSVYKVDEAEGQRWLDRLIEELDIASFVSQPVRKLSLGQRMRCEVAAALIHKPRLLFLDEPTVGLDVLVKQKIREFLRNLNDTEHMTILLTTHDVSDIEALCKRVLVMDKGKLIFDGLLSDLKEKWGSGTEVAFQFKKRTTQDQLRAALGELPCEILQDNDFALRVRVTRSQEMLPYVLSTVMSSFEVSDVKILEASTEDIVRNIYSTDSEVASHG, from the coding sequence ATGATACGAGTCAACCATTTGCAAAAAGAATTTCGCATTCATCAAGCCCGTGCAGGTTTGAAGGGTGCGATGCGCGATTTGTTCAGCAGGGAGTACAAGACGGTAAAAGCGGTCGATGATCTCTCCTTTTCCGTAGAAGAGGGGGAAATGTTCGCGCTGATCGGCGAAAACGGAGCGGGCAAGTCGACCACGATCAAGATGCTGACGGGCATTCTCAACCCGAGCGGCGGCGAAATCGTGATCAACGGCCTCGTCCCGCAGAAGCAGCGGGAGGAGTACGTCCGCTCCATCGGCGTGGTGTTCGGACAGCGCTCCCAGCTCTGGTGGGACCTGTCGCCGCTGGAGTCATTCCGGCTGCTCAAGAGCGTCTACAAGGTAGACGAGGCCGAAGGGCAGCGCTGGCTGGACCGGCTGATCGAAGAGCTGGACATCGCCTCTTTTGTCAGCCAGCCCGTGCGCAAGCTGAGCCTCGGACAGCGGATGCGCTGCGAGGTGGCGGCCGCTCTGATTCACAAGCCGCGTCTCTTGTTTCTCGATGAGCCGACGGTTGGCCTGGATGTATTGGTAAAACAGAAGATTCGCGAGTTTTTGCGGAATCTGAATGATACCGAGCATATGACCATTCTGCTAACCACCCACGACGTCAGCGATATCGAAGCCCTCTGCAAACGGGTGCTGGTAATGGACAAAGGCAAGCTGATCTTCGACGGCCTGCTCAGCGACCTGAAGGAAAAATGGGGGAGCGGGACAGAGGTGGCTTTTCAGTTTAAAAAACGAACGACCCAGGACCAGCTTCGGGCAGCCCTCGGGGAACTGCCCTGCGAGATCCTGCAGGATAATGACTTTGCCCTGCGCGTCAGGGTGACCCGCAGCCAGGAGATGCTGCCGTATGTCCTGTCGACCGTCATGTCATCGTTTGAGGTGAGCGATGTGAAGATTCTGGAGGCCAGCACCGAGGATATCGTGCGGAATATCTACTCCACCGACAGCGAGGTAGCCAGCCATGGGTAA
- a CDS encoding class I SAM-dependent methyltransferase — MGDMYRWADYYDLTQRGVAGDVEFYLDMARQADGEVLDLACGTGRISIPMAQAGLSVTGLDLSAEMLKRAQEKAEQQGVSDRLKLVQGDMRSFDLQKSFSLIMIPFRSFLHLLHIQEQMKALSCIRKHLAPGGKLAFNVFVPKISHLYEESERMSLRSTYRLETGEEVAMWDYTRYDHFQQLSEVTRTYERISPEGVVLEKVVGRFTLRYIFPAELHHLLRLNGFKVTQRYGSFAKAPFDASSSELIIVAELI, encoded by the coding sequence ATGGGCGATATGTACCGCTGGGCGGATTACTACGATTTGACACAACGCGGGGTGGCGGGAGACGTCGAATTTTACCTCGACATGGCGCGCCAGGCGGACGGCGAGGTGCTGGATTTGGCATGCGGCACAGGGCGCATCAGCATTCCGATGGCGCAAGCGGGCCTGTCCGTGACCGGTCTCGATTTATCGGCCGAGATGCTGAAGCGGGCGCAGGAAAAAGCCGAGCAGCAGGGAGTGAGCGACCGGCTGAAACTGGTGCAGGGAGACATGCGCTCGTTTGATTTGCAAAAAAGTTTCTCCCTGATCATGATCCCGTTTCGCTCTTTTCTCCATCTCCTGCATATACAGGAACAGATGAAGGCGCTCAGTTGCATCCGCAAGCATCTGGCTCCGGGAGGAAAGCTGGCATTTAATGTATTTGTTCCAAAAATTAGCCATTTGTATGAGGAAAGCGAGAGAATGTCGCTGCGCAGCACCTATCGCCTGGAGACGGGAGAAGAGGTGGCCATGTGGGATTACACACGCTACGACCATTTTCAGCAGCTGTCGGAAGTGACGCGCACCTACGAGCGGATCTCTCCGGAAGGGGTCGTCTTGGAGAAGGTGGTGGGACGATTCACCCTCCGTTACATTTTTCCGGCGGAGCTGCATCATCTGCTCCGACTGAACGGTTTTAAGGTGACGCAGCGCTACGGTTCATTCGCCAAAGCGCCGTTCGACGCTTCCAGCAGCGAATTGATTATTGTGGCTGAACTTATTTAG
- the nth gene encoding endonuclease III, with translation MAQRKIPVDEILDILQQTYPDAHCELNYRSPFELLIATILSAQCTDKRVNEITAPLFERHNKPEDYLHLSQEEMEEHIKGLGLYKNKSKNILETCRILYEKYNGEVPQTHAELEALPGVGRKTANVVLSNAFGVPAIAVDTHVFRVANRLGLAKSDNVDEVERQLMKRIPKEKWTDAHHWLIWHGRRLCSARSPQCGACPLQDLCRYAQAEAKKAARQKPAEKKGKAASAGKSGKAGKGEKAAAKEPAAKAPAAKASAAKA, from the coding sequence ATGGCACAGCGTAAAATCCCTGTCGATGAAATATTGGACATCTTGCAGCAGACCTACCCGGATGCGCATTGTGAGCTGAACTACCGGTCGCCTTTTGAATTGTTGATCGCCACGATCTTGTCAGCCCAATGTACGGACAAGCGCGTCAACGAGATTACCGCCCCGCTGTTTGAGCGCCACAATAAACCGGAAGATTACCTCCACCTGTCGCAAGAAGAGATGGAGGAGCATATAAAAGGGCTGGGTTTGTATAAGAATAAAAGCAAGAACATCCTGGAGACCTGCCGCATCCTGTACGAAAAGTACAACGGCGAGGTGCCGCAGACCCATGCCGAACTGGAGGCGCTTCCCGGTGTCGGGCGCAAGACGGCCAACGTCGTCTTGTCCAATGCTTTCGGCGTGCCGGCCATCGCGGTCGATACCCATGTGTTTCGCGTCGCCAACCGTCTGGGATTGGCCAAAAGCGACAATGTGGACGAGGTAGAGCGGCAACTGATGAAGCGCATCCCTAAGGAAAAATGGACGGATGCCCATCATTGGCTGATCTGGCACGGACGGCGTCTCTGCTCGGCCCGCTCGCCGCAGTGCGGAGCCTGTCCGCTTCAAGACTTGTGCCGCTATGCGCAGGCCGAAGCGAAAAAGGCAGCCCGCCAGAAGCCAGCGGAGAAAAAGGGAAAAGCAGCGTCAGCCGGGAAGTCCGGCAAGGCAGGAAAGGGCGAGAAAGCAGCTGCCAAGGAACCAGCGGCCAAGGCACCAGCGGCCAAGGCATCCGCTGCAAAGGCATGA
- a CDS encoding ECF transporter S component translates to MRETAIPRSQATQRLVTIPMLAAVAFVLQYLEFQVPLMPTFLKLDFSTLPGLIGALMYGPMAGVIVEVLKNALHMLFKNTDGLLIGELANVVAGASFIVAAVSLQRLGQGKKNFLAGLALGTLLMTAVMAVANAYLLLPAYAALYQVSLEQLVAQFQAESVWSLVLYGIVPFNLIKGVLLSLVAYPLYAKLAPRLRIRSGN, encoded by the coding sequence ATGAGAGAAACAGCGATTCCAAGATCGCAAGCGACGCAGCGGCTGGTGACGATTCCCATGCTGGCGGCGGTCGCATTCGTGCTGCAGTACCTGGAATTTCAGGTGCCGCTGATGCCGACGTTTTTGAAGCTTGATTTTAGTACGTTGCCGGGTTTGATCGGGGCCTTGATGTACGGACCGATGGCCGGCGTGATCGTGGAAGTGCTGAAAAACGCTCTCCACATGTTGTTTAAAAACACAGACGGCCTATTGATCGGGGAGCTGGCCAATGTCGTGGCCGGCGCCAGCTTTATCGTCGCGGCGGTCTCCCTTCAGCGCTTGGGACAGGGGAAAAAGAATTTCCTCGCCGGCCTCGCTCTGGGCACGCTGCTGATGACAGCGGTCATGGCTGTTGCCAATGCCTATCTGCTGCTGCCCGCTTACGCCGCGCTCTACCAGGTATCGCTGGAGCAGCTGGTGGCTCAGTTCCAGGCGGAGAGTGTCTGGTCTTTGGTCTTGTACGGCATCGTGCCGTTTAATCTGATAAAAGGCGTGCTCCTGTCGCTGGTGGCCTATCCGCTGTACGCCAAGCTGGCTCCGCGGCTGCGCATCCGTTCGGGAAATTGA
- the bcp gene encoding thioredoxin-dependent thiol peroxidase codes for MVAVGQAAPDFTLQASNQQEISLRDYRGKSVVLYFYPKDMTPGCTTEACDFRDFHPDFAKLDTVVLGISPDDVKSHDKFTAKHELPFPLLADTDHKVAEAYGVWVLKKMYGREYMGIERTTFVIDPEGKIAKVWPKVKVKGHVQEVLAFIREELKP; via the coding sequence ATGGTCGCAGTAGGACAAGCGGCGCCGGATTTTACGCTGCAGGCGAGCAATCAGCAGGAGATATCGCTCCGGGATTATCGCGGCAAATCTGTTGTGCTTTATTTTTATCCAAAAGATATGACACCGGGATGCACGACGGAAGCGTGCGATTTTCGCGATTTCCACCCCGATTTTGCCAAGCTGGATACGGTTGTGCTGGGGATCAGTCCGGACGATGTGAAATCACATGACAAATTTACGGCAAAGCATGAGCTGCCTTTTCCGCTGCTTGCGGACACCGATCACAAGGTGGCGGAAGCCTACGGCGTCTGGGTGCTGAAAAAGATGTACGGACGGGAGTACATGGGGATTGAGCGAACCACATTCGTCATTGATCCGGAGGGAAAGATCGCCAAAGTGTGGCCCAAGGTGAAGGTAAAAGGGCATGTGCAGGAGGTTCTCGCCTTCATCCGCGAAGAGCTGAAGCCCTAA
- a CDS encoding cob(I)yrinic acid a,c-diamide adenosyltransferase, protein MKIYTKSGDKGETSLVFGVRVPKFADRVEAYGTCDEANSSIGLALSLLPEGEEWKELRQVFHIIQTKLFHIGAELATPAGKQVGWPIQEEDVLFLEAEIDKLDATLPPLANFILPGGHPAAAAFHIARTVVRRAERKAVMVAQQEEVNGAVVKYLNRLSDYLFVVARHVNRTTGHVDQNLHE, encoded by the coding sequence ATGAAAATTTACACCAAGTCAGGCGACAAAGGGGAGACCTCGCTGGTATTCGGCGTACGTGTGCCGAAATTTGCTGATCGTGTCGAGGCGTACGGAACCTGCGATGAAGCCAATTCCAGCATCGGCTTGGCCTTGTCTTTGCTGCCGGAAGGGGAGGAGTGGAAGGAGCTGCGCCAGGTCTTTCACATCATCCAGACCAAGCTGTTCCACATCGGAGCGGAGCTGGCTACGCCTGCGGGCAAACAGGTGGGCTGGCCGATTCAGGAGGAGGACGTCCTCTTCCTGGAGGCGGAGATCGACAAGCTGGACGCGACGCTGCCCCCGCTGGCCAACTTCATTCTGCCGGGAGGACATCCGGCAGCCGCTGCGTTTCATATCGCCCGCACCGTCGTCCGCAGAGCGGAGCGCAAGGCCGTCATGGTGGCGCAGCAGGAGGAAGTGAACGGTGCCGTGGTCAAGTACCTCAATCGATTATCCGACTATCTGTTTGTCGTGGCGAGGCATGTGAACCGCACGACGGGTCATGTGGACCAGAATTTGCACGAGTAG
- the proS gene encoding proline--tRNA ligase has translation MKEEKSFVKEITPQAEDFSRWYIDTIKKADLMDYTPVRGCIVFKPDGYELWERIQEAMDKRFKETGHRNAYFPMLIPESFFQKEKEHVEGFNPELPWVTEAAGEKLEERLALRPTSETMIGHMYSQWIQSYRDLPVLINQWANVFRWEKRTMPFLRTSEFLWQEGHTAHATEEEARQETMQMLDVYSEVVEGLLAIPVWKGQKTPSERFAGAVDTYSIEAMMKDGKAVQAGTSHYLGENFARGFEIKYLDRDNQFKYVHTTSWGTSTRLIGAMIMVHGDDRGLALPPRIAPTQVVMIPVGPLKLREKVMEAFDPLFDQLKAAGVRVRADLREETPGWKFNEWEMRGVPIRLEIGPRDVENGQVILARRDTGEKITVALADAVSAVGKLLEEIQQNMYQRAVEFREAHSHYDIDSLEALKQHTEEAEKENRVAGWVLAGWCGDDGCEAKVKEETKFTSRNIPFHPPVQKESCICCGQKAAHTVWFGRAY, from the coding sequence ATGAAAGAGGAAAAATCATTTGTCAAAGAAATTACCCCGCAGGCGGAAGACTTTTCCCGCTGGTACATCGACACAATCAAAAAGGCGGATCTGATGGATTACACGCCTGTGCGCGGCTGCATTGTGTTCAAGCCGGACGGGTACGAGCTGTGGGAGCGCATCCAGGAGGCGATGGACAAGCGGTTCAAGGAAACCGGGCACCGCAATGCCTATTTCCCGATGCTGATCCCGGAATCGTTTTTTCAAAAGGAAAAGGAGCACGTCGAAGGCTTCAATCCGGAGCTGCCGTGGGTGACGGAGGCGGCTGGTGAAAAGCTGGAGGAGCGGCTTGCCCTGCGTCCGACCTCGGAGACGATGATCGGCCATATGTACAGCCAGTGGATCCAGAGCTATCGCGATCTGCCGGTGCTGATCAACCAGTGGGCCAACGTCTTCCGCTGGGAAAAGCGGACGATGCCGTTTCTCCGGACCTCCGAGTTTTTGTGGCAGGAAGGGCACACCGCCCATGCGACGGAGGAGGAGGCCCGCCAGGAGACGATGCAGATGCTGGATGTGTACAGCGAGGTCGTCGAAGGGCTGCTCGCCATTCCCGTCTGGAAGGGACAGAAGACGCCGAGCGAGCGTTTCGCCGGAGCGGTCGATACCTACTCCATCGAAGCGATGATGAAAGACGGCAAAGCCGTGCAGGCAGGCACCTCCCACTACCTCGGGGAAAATTTCGCGAGAGGCTTCGAGATCAAGTACCTGGACCGCGACAACCAATTCAAATACGTACATACCACCTCCTGGGGCACTTCCACCCGCCTGATCGGTGCGATGATCATGGTGCACGGCGATGACCGGGGACTGGCGCTGCCGCCGCGGATCGCACCGACACAGGTCGTGATGATACCGGTCGGCCCGCTCAAGCTCCGGGAAAAGGTGATGGAGGCATTCGATCCGCTCTTTGACCAGCTGAAAGCGGCGGGTGTCCGGGTGCGGGCGGATCTGCGCGAAGAGACCCCCGGCTGGAAGTTTAACGAATGGGAGATGCGCGGCGTCCCGATCCGCCTGGAGATCGGCCCGCGCGATGTCGAAAACGGCCAGGTGATTCTGGCCCGCAGGGATACAGGAGAGAAGATCACCGTCGCCCTTGCGGATGCCGTATCCGCTGTGGGCAAGCTGCTGGAGGAGATTCAGCAGAATATGTACCAGCGCGCCGTCGAGTTCCGGGAGGCCCACTCTCACTACGACATCGACAGCCTGGAGGCTTTGAAGCAGCATACAGAGGAAGCGGAAAAGGAAAACCGTGTCGCCGGGTGGGTGCTCGCCGGCTGGTGCGGCGATGACGGGTGCGAGGCAAAGGTAAAGGAAGAGACCAAGTTCACCTCCCGCAACATTCCATTCCATCCGCCTGTGCAAAAAGAAAGCTGCATCTGCTGTGGCCAGAAGGCAGCGCATACGGTCTGGTTCGGCCGTGCCTATTGA
- a CDS encoding ABC transporter permease, translating to MGKLYLELIRIRFLTMLAYRVNYYSGIIIYAINIGAYYFLWGAIYGGQQQLGGLSVEQMTAYVAVAWMSRAFYFNNIDMEMAQEVREGKVAIEMIRPYNYLSVKTAQAFGEGIFRMIFFALPGIFLISLLIPFQFPGTPAAWGMYLISLMFAFVINTQINLLTGLFTFFLFRNDGMMRAKRVIVDLLSGLVLPISFFPGWAQTAMGYLPFQAINYYPSVIFTGAIPPERAWQMIGLQAVWVAVILVPILVLWRKAQQKLVVQGG from the coding sequence ATGGGTAAGCTGTACCTGGAGCTCATCCGCATCCGTTTTCTCACCATGCTGGCGTACCGGGTCAATTACTACAGCGGGATTATCATTTACGCGATCAACATCGGCGCCTACTACTTCCTCTGGGGCGCGATCTACGGGGGACAGCAGCAGCTCGGCGGACTTTCCGTGGAGCAGATGACGGCGTACGTCGCCGTCGCGTGGATGTCCCGGGCGTTTTATTTCAATAACATCGACATGGAGATGGCGCAGGAGGTGCGGGAGGGGAAAGTGGCGATCGAGATGATCCGCCCCTACAATTACCTCTCCGTCAAAACGGCGCAGGCTTTTGGCGAGGGGATCTTCCGCATGATCTTCTTCGCGCTGCCAGGCATTTTCCTGATCAGCCTGCTGATTCCGTTTCAATTTCCGGGGACGCCTGCAGCCTGGGGGATGTATCTGATCAGTCTGATGTTTGCCTTTGTCATCAATACGCAGATCAATTTGCTCACCGGCCTGTTTACCTTTTTCCTCTTCCGCAATGACGGCATGATGCGCGCCAAGCGGGTGATCGTGGATCTCTTGTCCGGACTGGTGCTGCCGATCAGCTTTTTCCCCGGGTGGGCGCAGACGGCGATGGGCTATCTGCCTTTTCAGGCGATCAACTACTACCCCAGCGTCATATTTACCGGGGCGATCCCGCCTGAGCGGGCCTGGCAGATGATCGGCCTGCAAGCGGTTTGGGTCGCGGTCATTCTGGTGCCGATCCTGGTCTTGTGGCGCAAAGCCCAGCAAAAGCTGGTCGTGCAGGGAGGGTAG
- a CDS encoding ABC transporter permease: protein MREWKHILGIFADYLGQYFKTRLAYRADFLGELASNLIYELINLVFIVVVFQHVPLLNDWSRDEIIFIYGFFLIPYALFSMFFGFWDFNERYIIRGEMDRVLTRPLNNLAQVCLESIAPDRIFGVVTGLIIMGYAAIRLELSFTWYDPIIFLVLVASGVLIYGGVYTAIAAVSFFSDSRTGISPMIWNIQQYGRYPVDVYNKVIRIVLTYILPFAFVGVYPAAYFLRKEAWYVYAAFTPIVGIVFFAIGIFVWNWGVRKYSGAGS, encoded by the coding sequence ATGCGCGAGTGGAAACATATCCTCGGCATTTTTGCCGATTATCTGGGACAGTATTTCAAAACGAGGCTGGCGTACCGGGCCGATTTCCTCGGCGAACTGGCCTCCAACCTGATCTATGAGCTGATCAATCTGGTGTTTATCGTGGTCGTCTTCCAGCATGTGCCGCTCCTCAATGACTGGTCGCGGGACGAGATTATCTTCATCTACGGATTTTTCCTCATTCCGTACGCGCTCTTTTCGATGTTTTTCGGGTTCTGGGACTTCAACGAGCGCTACATCATCCGCGGGGAGATGGACCGCGTCCTGACCCGGCCGCTCAACAATTTGGCCCAGGTCTGTCTGGAGTCCATCGCCCCCGACCGCATCTTCGGCGTGGTGACCGGGCTGATCATCATGGGCTATGCGGCTATTCGGCTGGAGCTGTCCTTCACCTGGTACGACCCGATCATCTTCCTGGTGCTGGTCGCAAGCGGGGTGCTGATCTACGGCGGCGTCTACACGGCGATCGCGGCGGTCAGCTTTTTCTCCGACTCCCGCACAGGGATCTCGCCGATGATCTGGAATATTCAACAGTACGGCCGCTATCCGGTGGACGTCTACAACAAAGTGATTCGCATCGTATTGACCTATATCTTGCCGTTTGCTTTCGTCGGGGTGTATCCGGCGGCCTACTTCCTTCGCAAGGAAGCCTGGTATGTCTACGCCGCCTTTACGCCCATTGTCGGAATCGTCTTTTTCGCCATTGGGATTTTCGTGTGGAATTGGGGCGTTCGCAAATACAGCGGTGCGGGGTCTTGA
- a CDS encoding winged helix-turn-helix domain-containing protein — protein MKEFFDVTDPEALKSLAIPERVKILQLFEDLEPRTAKQIATELGENAARLHYHVKELVRVGLLQQVDTRVKGSIVEKYYEPVAKVIQVKLRLMIEENAQQLSDIMFTPFRTTEKDLVRTLNRFVASDVDVRKEYKDTFAYNLTEFYLNQDERNEFVEEISKLLKKYKGHKNEGDRRKFKFFDVLFPLTPPEPTGDSADEDFEDNEA, from the coding sequence ATGAAAGAATTTTTTGATGTAACCGACCCAGAAGCCCTTAAATCACTTGCTATACCTGAACGTGTGAAAATTTTGCAATTGTTTGAGGACTTGGAGCCTCGAACAGCTAAGCAAATTGCAACCGAACTGGGAGAAAACGCCGCCCGTCTTCACTATCATGTGAAAGAACTCGTGCGCGTCGGTTTGCTGCAGCAGGTAGACACACGAGTAAAGGGCTCGATCGTAGAAAAATACTACGAGCCTGTGGCTAAAGTGATTCAGGTCAAACTGCGCCTCATGATCGAAGAAAATGCGCAGCAATTGAGCGATATCATGTTCACCCCTTTTCGCACGACGGAAAAAGACCTGGTGCGAACCCTCAATCGCTTTGTAGCCAGTGATGTCGATGTACGCAAGGAGTACAAGGATACATTCGCTTACAATTTGACTGAATTTTATTTAAACCAGGATGAAAGAAACGAGTTTGTCGAGGAAATTAGCAAACTTCTGAAAAAGTACAAAGGGCACAAAAACGAAGGAGACCGCCGGAAGTTTAAGTTCTTTGATGTCTTGTTCCCGCTGACGCCCCCCGAACCAACAGGCGACAGCGCTGACGAGGATTTTGAAGACAACGAGGCATGA
- a CDS encoding GNAT family N-acetyltransferase has product MREKGYRLESLPFPVQLWSGRRAVGTPADGIEIEAVTEANFEECMQVESIAEFGGREIREKAFAMEFAHPDFVHYLLRVKGEPASSLCLFRAGQYVRVENVATLPAYRGQGLIGHLLHHVQQEFVRMGGEQLWVCPINDRVERVYSSYGFETVGQLPFVHAFLGGAGVLELRA; this is encoded by the coding sequence TTGAGGGAAAAAGGATACCGCCTGGAGTCGCTGCCGTTTCCAGTGCAGCTGTGGTCGGGCAGACGGGCTGTCGGTACACCAGCGGACGGAATCGAGATCGAAGCGGTGACTGAGGCGAACTTTGAGGAGTGCATGCAGGTCGAATCGATTGCCGAGTTCGGCGGCCGGGAGATCCGGGAAAAGGCTTTCGCCATGGAGTTCGCCCATCCTGATTTTGTTCACTACCTCTTGCGCGTGAAGGGAGAGCCTGCGTCTTCCTTGTGCCTCTTTCGGGCGGGGCAATATGTGCGCGTGGAAAATGTGGCGACTCTCCCTGCCTATCGTGGTCAGGGGCTGATCGGACACTTGCTCCATCACGTGCAGCAGGAATTTGTCCGCATGGGAGGCGAGCAGCTCTGGGTCTGTCCCATCAATGACAGAGTGGAGCGTGTCTACAGCAGTTACGGGTTCGAGACGGTAGGCCAGCTGCCGTTTGTCCATGCCTTTTTGGGCGGAGCGGGCGTGCTGGAGCTTCGCGCTTAG
- a CDS encoding M42 family metallopeptidase, protein MSLSTAYMVETFCQLANTPSPTGNTYKVMNWIQQELERLGVPHVVTHKGAVLATVPGTDDQKHRLLTAHVDTLGAMVKEIKGNGRLKLTLIGGFTFNAIEGEHCTIETDSGRLYTGTILSTKASVHVYRESGKMERSESNMEVRLDEKVKTKEDVLALGIRVGDFVSFDPRVTVTESGFIKSRHIDDKASVAVLLGVLKHIRETGLTLPYTTHFLISNNEEIGYGGNSNIPERVVEYLAVDMGAIGDGQTTDEFCVSICAKDSSGPYHYGLRKHLVQLAEEQGLHYQVDIYPYYGSDASAALKSGHDIVHGLIGPGVDASHSHERTHTEALENTGKLVLAYLQSEVMQA, encoded by the coding sequence ATGAGTCTGTCAACCGCATATATGGTAGAAACCTTTTGTCAACTGGCGAACACGCCAAGCCCTACCGGCAATACATACAAAGTCATGAACTGGATTCAGCAAGAGCTGGAGCGGCTGGGGGTTCCCCATGTCGTGACCCATAAAGGGGCCGTGCTGGCTACCGTGCCGGGGACCGACGACCAAAAGCACCGCCTGCTGACCGCCCATGTGGATACGCTGGGAGCGATGGTGAAGGAGATCAAGGGCAACGGCCGGCTGAAGCTGACCCTGATCGGCGGCTTTACCTTCAATGCCATCGAAGGGGAGCACTGCACGATCGAAACAGACAGCGGCCGCCTGTACACGGGCACGATCCTGTCTACCAAAGCATCGGTTCACGTCTACCGGGAATCGGGGAAAATGGAGCGAAGCGAGAGCAACATGGAGGTCCGCCTCGACGAGAAGGTGAAGACCAAGGAAGACGTGCTCGCTCTTGGGATTCGCGTCGGCGATTTTGTCTCGTTTGACCCCCGCGTCACCGTCACCGAGTCCGGCTTTATCAAATCCCGGCACATCGATGACAAGGCGAGTGTCGCCGTCTTGCTCGGGGTGCTGAAGCACATTCGGGAAACCGGGCTGACGCTTCCTTACACCACTCATTTTCTGATCAGCAACAATGAAGAAATCGGCTACGGCGGCAACTCCAATATCCCGGAGCGGGTAGTCGAGTATCTGGCCGTCGATATGGGAGCGATCGGGGACGGACAGACGACCGATGAGTTCTGCGTGTCGATCTGCGCCAAAGATTCTTCCGGTCCGTACCACTATGGACTGCGCAAGCATTTGGTGCAGCTGGCGGAAGAGCAGGGACTTCACTATCAGGTGGATATTTACCCCTACTACGGCTCCGATGCCAGCGCGGCGCTCAAGTCCGGCCATGACATCGTGCATGGCTTGATCGGGCCGGGCGTAGATGCCTCCCACTCTCATGAGAGAACCCACACGGAAGCGCTGGAGAATACGGGCAAGCTGGTGCTGGCTTACCTCCAGTCGGAAGTCATGCAAGCATAG